In a single window of the Streptomyces cinnabarinus genome:
- a CDS encoding sigma-70 family RNA polymerase sigma factor yields MDNTVVDRFDTDRFEAGRNRLASLAYRLLGSATDAEDAVQDAFLHWQSADRQRIKVPEAWLTKVVTNLCLDRLRSAQTRRERTAGAWLPEPLLDGDPMLGPADTYEQRESVSLAVLTLMERLSPVERAVYVLREAFSYGHAEIAEILDISESASQQHLHRARRRITAARRGGEEVDRASARRIVEEFLAAASSGRTDRLVALLTDDATAISDGAGLAEKLLRFDTAQRVAAVARGGFKPTPAKRRLAGGTAVIHYAVVNGTPAMLTVVGDRVVGSVTFDITGGKIATVRGIAAPARLVRLTEAWRRHEPDAPLVAEW; encoded by the coding sequence GTGGACAACACCGTCGTCGATCGCTTCGACACCGATCGCTTCGAGGCCGGCCGCAACCGGCTGGCCTCGCTGGCGTACCGACTGCTGGGCTCAGCCACCGACGCCGAGGACGCCGTACAGGATGCGTTTTTGCACTGGCAAAGTGCCGATCGGCAGCGGATCAAGGTGCCGGAGGCGTGGCTGACCAAGGTCGTGACCAACCTGTGCCTGGACCGGCTCCGCTCGGCGCAGACCCGCCGTGAACGCACCGCAGGCGCCTGGCTGCCCGAACCGCTGCTGGACGGTGACCCGATGCTCGGCCCCGCCGACACGTACGAGCAGCGCGAATCGGTCTCGCTGGCCGTACTGACGCTCATGGAGCGGCTGTCACCCGTCGAGCGAGCCGTGTACGTCCTGCGTGAGGCGTTCTCCTACGGCCATGCCGAGATCGCCGAGATCCTCGACATCTCCGAGTCCGCGAGCCAGCAGCACCTCCACCGCGCCCGCCGCCGGATCACGGCCGCGCGCCGCGGCGGCGAGGAGGTCGACCGGGCATCGGCCCGCAGGATCGTCGAGGAGTTCCTCGCCGCGGCCTCCTCGGGCCGCACGGACCGGCTGGTGGCACTGCTCACCGACGACGCGACCGCCATCTCCGACGGGGCCGGACTGGCCGAGAAGCTGCTGCGGTTCGACACCGCGCAACGCGTGGCCGCCGTCGCACGGGGCGGCTTCAAACCCACCCCCGCGAAGCGGCGTTTGGCCGGCGGCACAGCCGTCATCCACTACGCGGTCGTCAACGGCACCCCCGCCATGCTCACCGTGGTCGGCGACCGGGTCGTCGGCTCCGTGACGTTCGACATCACCGGAGGCAAGATCGCCACCGTGCGCGGCATCGCCGCCCCCGCCCGCCTGGTCCGCCTCACCGAAGCCTGGCGGCGGCACGAACCGGACGCACCGCTCGTCGCCGAGTGGTGA
- a CDS encoding calcium-binding protein: protein MSRCTAPSDVRQRGRADVASPGAAMRGAVVGAVVVALAGIGAPADAAPGPTPTEPVVSGAVVNSGKDVIVGITHDVAFPVTVTGADDSGLSFVDVDLKGPHGGFYTTDAFCETATACTTAFTVNAHPAPGSDDPVDLANANAGTWKVDALVDTHDGDSVFAPGVASFGLKRAARLTVNAAPEPVAKGATITVTGKLVRANWDTYRYAGYTGQAVKLQFRPKDSDTYTTVATVNTNSTGNLHAKVKAAKDGYWRWNFAGTTTTGPAKAAGDYVDVR, encoded by the coding sequence ATGAGCCGCTGCACCGCACCGTCCGACGTCAGACAGCGCGGCCGTGCCGACGTCGCCTCGCCCGGCGCCGCCATGCGCGGTGCCGTCGTGGGGGCCGTAGTGGTCGCACTGGCCGGGATCGGCGCCCCGGCCGATGCCGCGCCTGGTCCCACGCCCACCGAGCCCGTGGTCAGCGGCGCCGTCGTCAACTCCGGTAAGGACGTCATCGTAGGGATCACGCACGATGTGGCGTTCCCGGTCACGGTCACCGGAGCGGACGACTCCGGGCTGTCGTTCGTCGATGTGGATCTGAAGGGGCCGCACGGCGGCTTCTACACCACCGACGCGTTCTGCGAGACCGCGACGGCATGCACGACGGCGTTCACCGTCAACGCCCACCCCGCCCCGGGCAGCGACGATCCCGTGGACCTGGCGAACGCCAACGCCGGCACCTGGAAGGTCGACGCCCTGGTCGACACCCACGACGGCGATTCCGTCTTCGCCCCCGGCGTGGCCTCGTTCGGCCTCAAGCGTGCCGCACGCCTCACGGTGAACGCCGCACCGGAACCGGTGGCCAAGGGCGCCACCATCACCGTCACCGGCAAGCTCGTCCGCGCCAACTGGGACACCTACCGGTACGCGGGATACACCGGCCAGGCGGTGAAGTTGCAGTTCCGCCCGAAGGACAGCGACACCTACACCACCGTCGCCACGGTGAACACCAACAGCACCGGCAACCTGCACGCCAAGGTCAAGGCCGCCAAGGACGGCTACTGGCGCTGGAACTTCGCCGGAACCACGACCACGGGTCCGGCAAAGGCCGCCGGCGACTACGTGGACGTACGCTGA
- a CDS encoding maleylpyruvate isomerase N-terminal domain-containing protein: protein MSGSAENGPSSSPVTADDLDLAVRLAVEVLRKAPPTVWDQKAGSLEWDCWETVEHLSDDLFAYAAQLGARTLPVGGNVPFAWESRRPGGPANAIHADRAAGPVGLLQVLEVSGALLVAMVRTTPPQVRAHHVFGASDPEGFAAMGIVETLVHTHDLAQGLGLDWDPPADLCARVLTRLFPNAPESTDPWPTLLWATGRAELPGHPRLTTWRWDGTPRA from the coding sequence ATGTCCGGATCAGCCGAGAACGGCCCCTCCTCGTCCCCCGTCACCGCTGACGACCTCGACCTTGCCGTGCGGCTCGCTGTGGAGGTACTCCGCAAGGCGCCGCCGACCGTGTGGGACCAGAAGGCAGGATCGCTGGAATGGGACTGCTGGGAGACCGTCGAGCATCTCAGCGACGACCTCTTCGCCTACGCCGCGCAACTGGGCGCCAGAACACTGCCCGTGGGCGGCAATGTGCCGTTCGCTTGGGAGAGCCGGCGGCCCGGAGGTCCCGCGAACGCGATTCACGCCGACCGTGCGGCCGGGCCCGTCGGGCTGTTGCAGGTGCTGGAAGTGAGCGGCGCGCTGCTGGTCGCCATGGTGCGTACGACGCCCCCGCAGGTACGCGCCCACCACGTCTTCGGCGCCTCGGACCCCGAGGGCTTCGCCGCGATGGGGATCGTGGAGACCCTCGTGCACACGCACGACCTGGCCCAGGGGCTGGGGCTCGACTGGGACCCGCCCGCCGACCTGTGCGCGCGGGTGCTCACCCGCCTGTTCCCGAACGCCCCGGAGTCCACGGACCCCTGGCCCACTCTGCTGTGGGCCACCGGACGCGCCGAACTGCCCGGCCACCCCCGCCTGACCACATGGCGTTGGGACGGCACACCTCGGGCATAG
- a CDS encoding bifunctional serine/threonine-protein kinase/ABC transporter substrate-binding protein: MSEPLRPTDPSRIAGFRLLRRLGAGGMGVVYLGRDDEGTLAAVKVIRGESTDDQAFRTRFGREAELARRVSSRWVVPVLGADAEAAEPWLATAFVPGPSLVEAVAEHGPLPAATTRSLVRRLAEALTDLHAAGLVHRDVKPGNVLLALDGPRLIDFGVARSEDDTALTASGMVVGSPGFLSPEQARGGTATAASDVFSLGGVLAYALTGRPPFGSGAPEALLYRTVHDEPDLDGIDDDSRPLVARCLAKEPEDRPTAGELRTLLAEDEPDGTVQLPDPVARMIAARSAEGLALPEIEPTRLDEPTAAPLQDTPPEDRRPSRRRLLLAGGALLLAASGGTAAALLATRDEDKEPAAARPVYVLGVHATEDTALVSRVSERAARLAVAQHNAVRNRAYDLKVRVLRDPGDAAGAQDVAGRFTADRDVVAVLGPVAELPMRSAAKIYGQAGLAHVSSTTGQQDYFVTSPKASFQTGPAHLAIGGWIMLHAMLTNQLGRIGVVLDRSGGTTIQDQAGLLVQQWRERGAEVVPQVVAEETGDGPDAVRALLAAEVAAFAYFGPLDATVTAARQLAAAGFEGPRWMQHLLYGTDFAERAGAAGEGWYVVNAAGDPSALTTKAARDFTAAWRKRYGAAPEPYAMEAYDSVRLLLGEFARTVPARSGTQPVRAALGKRLAKVNYQGIDRTYTFGEYHNYPLTGEGWLSSTYVHEVRNGRFRQVGSLADLQNAVNAES, translated from the coding sequence ATGAGTGAGCCGCTGAGGCCCACCGACCCCTCGCGCATCGCCGGTTTCCGGCTGTTGCGGCGGCTCGGCGCGGGCGGCATGGGCGTGGTCTACCTCGGGCGCGACGACGAGGGCACCCTCGCCGCGGTCAAGGTGATCCGTGGTGAGAGCACGGATGACCAGGCGTTCCGCACGCGGTTCGGCCGCGAGGCGGAGCTGGCCCGGCGGGTGAGCAGCCGCTGGGTGGTGCCCGTGCTCGGCGCGGACGCGGAAGCCGCCGAGCCCTGGCTGGCGACCGCGTTCGTCCCCGGCCCCTCCCTCGTCGAGGCCGTGGCGGAACACGGCCCGCTGCCCGCCGCCACGACACGCTCGCTCGTGCGGCGGCTGGCCGAGGCCCTCACGGATCTGCACGCGGCCGGACTCGTCCACCGAGACGTCAAGCCCGGCAACGTGCTCCTCGCCCTGGACGGGCCCCGGCTGATCGACTTCGGGGTGGCGCGCTCCGAGGACGACACGGCGCTGACGGCCTCCGGCATGGTCGTCGGCAGCCCCGGCTTCCTCTCCCCCGAACAGGCCCGCGGCGGGACGGCCACCGCGGCGAGCGACGTCTTCTCGCTCGGCGGCGTCCTGGCCTACGCCCTGACCGGCCGCCCGCCCTTCGGCAGCGGAGCACCCGAAGCCCTGCTGTACCGCACCGTCCACGACGAACCCGACCTCGACGGTATCGACGACGACTCCCGGCCCCTCGTGGCCCGCTGCCTGGCCAAGGAGCCGGAAGACCGGCCCACGGCCGGGGAGTTGCGGACTCTGCTGGCCGAGGACGAGCCGGACGGCACGGTTCAACTCCCCGACCCGGTCGCGCGGATGATCGCCGCGCGCTCCGCCGAGGGCCTCGCGCTGCCCGAGATCGAGCCGACCCGGCTCGACGAGCCGACCGCGGCACCCCTTCAGGACACTCCGCCGGAGGACCGGCGCCCGAGCAGGCGCCGGCTGCTGCTGGCCGGTGGGGCGTTGCTGCTCGCCGCGTCGGGCGGGACCGCCGCGGCTCTGCTCGCGACCCGCGACGAGGACAAGGAGCCCGCCGCGGCCCGTCCCGTGTACGTCCTGGGCGTGCACGCCACCGAGGACACGGCGCTCGTCAGCCGGGTCAGCGAACGCGCCGCCCGGCTCGCCGTGGCCCAGCACAACGCCGTCCGGAATCGCGCGTACGACCTGAAGGTACGGGTCCTGCGCGACCCGGGCGACGCGGCCGGCGCACAGGACGTGGCGGGCCGGTTCACCGCGGACCGGGATGTGGTGGCCGTCCTCGGGCCCGTCGCCGAACTCCCGATGCGGTCGGCGGCGAAGATCTACGGCCAGGCCGGGCTGGCGCATGTGTCGAGCACGACGGGCCAGCAGGACTACTTCGTGACCTCGCCCAAGGCGTCCTTCCAGACCGGTCCGGCGCATCTCGCGATCGGTGGCTGGATCATGCTCCACGCCATGCTCACCAACCAGTTGGGGCGTATCGGCGTGGTCCTGGACCGCTCCGGTGGCACCACCATCCAGGACCAGGCCGGCCTGCTCGTACAGCAGTGGCGGGAACGGGGAGCCGAGGTGGTGCCCCAGGTCGTGGCAGAGGAGACCGGCGACGGTCCCGACGCGGTACGTGCGCTGCTCGCCGCAGAGGTGGCCGCCTTCGCGTACTTCGGCCCGCTCGACGCGACCGTCACCGCGGCCCGCCAGCTGGCCGCGGCCGGTTTCGAGGGCCCGCGCTGGATGCAGCATCTGCTGTACGGCACGGACTTCGCCGAGCGCGCGGGAGCCGCGGGCGAGGGCTGGTACGTCGTCAACGCCGCGGGCGATCCGTCCGCCCTCACCACCAAGGCGGCCCGGGACTTCACCGCCGCCTGGCGCAAGCGCTACGGCGCCGCTCCGGAACCGTATGCCATGGAGGCGTACGACTCGGTGCGCCTGCTGCTCGGCGAGTTCGCGCGGACCGTGCCCGCCAGGTCGGGTACCCAACCGGTACGGGCCGCCCTCGGCAAGCGGCTGGCAAAGGTCAACTACCAGGGCATCGACCGGACTTATACCTTCGGCGAATACCACAACTACCCCCTCACGGGGGAGGGCTGGCTGAGCAGTACGTACGTGCACGAGGTGCGCAACGGGCGCTTCCGGCAGGTCGGTTCGCTGGCGGACCTCCAGAACGCGGTCAATGCTGAGAGCTGA
- a CDS encoding carbohydrate binding domain-containing protein → MKRSHARRLRRPLTALLITGSLLSLVQAVPRADDLPAEPVAEAAANTATVFYYTKTRNWSQYNLHYAPDGGAWTTVPGVAMEAACTDWVKKTVDLGSASGLQATFNNGSGTWDNNGGANYALGTGNITVKDGVVAHSDPCADTETPSGNTATVYYSTEALGWSTANIHYQPAGGSWTTVPGIGMQAACTGWWKQTVALGSASSLKAAFNNGNGTWDNNNGADYTIATGTSTVKNRTVVNGATDPCAAEEPDTEAPTAPTEVSASADGVSVVLTWEPSTDNKGVSKYQVTRTGGGGGTTVTDTGSTVFTDTGLEEKTEYSYTVKAVDAAGNVSAASTPAQVTTGEKPDAPAAGTPLGTDPRKDPIYFVLTARFNDGDSSNNRGGSQHVKSGNAANNDPMFRGDFKGLVQKLDYIKALGFSAVWITPVVLNRSDYDYHGYHGYDFYKVDPRLESAGASYQDLINAAHAKGMKIYQDVVYNHSSRWGAKGLYTPTVYGVRDTEWSWYYDEKNDGFEYDGLTVETKSGKSYYNGDLWSTAEPSGNTCLNWGKPTGGKSAEGYTLYNCQWPSPTSGMFPTALYHQCWIGNWEGEDSRSCWLHEDLADFNTENATVQNYLIGAYDKYIDMGVDGFRVDTAVHIPRTTWNRRFLPAIQERVTQKFGAEAAQNFFVFGEVAAFVNDKWNRGSVNHSAQFYTWKERKEYDADDAKAALEMYDYEQQLGTGNQPTSTNAFLQGNSYHTPDHSKFSGMNVIDMRMHMNFGDAHNAFSNGKDSDDSYNDATFNVVYVDSHDYGPNKSSERYTGGTDAWAENMSLMWTFRGIPTLYYGSEIEFQAGKKIDCGPSCPLATTGRAYYGDHLAGEVTAADFSRVASASGAVATTLDKPLVKHVQRLNQIRRAIPALQMGQYSTEGISGGMAFKRRYTSGSTDSFALVAVTDGATFTGVPDGRYVDAVTGDVRQVTGGTLTVAAPGKGNLRVYVLNGSGRIGTAGPYLK, encoded by the coding sequence ATGAAACGCAGTCACGCCCGGCGGCTGAGACGGCCGCTGACGGCGTTGTTGATAACGGGCTCGCTGCTGAGCCTGGTGCAAGCCGTGCCCCGGGCCGATGACCTGCCCGCGGAACCGGTCGCGGAGGCCGCGGCCAACACGGCGACGGTGTTCTACTACACGAAGACCAGGAACTGGTCCCAGTACAACCTGCATTACGCCCCTGACGGCGGCGCCTGGACCACGGTCCCGGGCGTGGCGATGGAGGCGGCCTGCACGGACTGGGTCAAGAAGACGGTGGACCTGGGATCGGCCAGCGGTCTTCAAGCCACCTTCAACAACGGCAGCGGCACCTGGGACAACAACGGCGGCGCCAACTACGCACTGGGCACCGGGAACATCACCGTCAAGGACGGGGTCGTCGCCCACTCCGACCCCTGCGCCGACACCGAAACCCCGTCCGGCAACACGGCCACCGTCTACTACTCGACCGAGGCGCTCGGCTGGTCGACGGCGAACATCCACTACCAGCCCGCGGGTGGCAGTTGGACCACCGTCCCCGGCATCGGCATGCAGGCCGCCTGCACCGGGTGGTGGAAGCAGACCGTCGCCCTGGGCTCGGCGAGCTCCCTGAAGGCCGCGTTCAACAACGGCAACGGCACCTGGGACAACAACAACGGCGCCGACTACACGATCGCGACCGGCACCAGCACGGTCAAGAACCGCACCGTCGTCAACGGCGCCACCGACCCCTGCGCCGCGGAGGAGCCCGACACCGAGGCCCCCACCGCGCCCACCGAGGTCAGCGCGAGCGCCGACGGGGTCTCGGTCGTCCTGACCTGGGAACCGTCGACCGACAACAAGGGTGTCTCCAAGTACCAGGTGACGCGGACGGGCGGAGGCGGCGGCACGACCGTCACGGACACCGGCTCGACCGTCTTCACCGACACGGGCCTGGAGGAGAAGACCGAGTACTCCTACACGGTCAAGGCCGTGGACGCGGCCGGCAATGTCTCAGCCGCCTCGACTCCCGCCCAGGTCACCACGGGTGAGAAGCCCGACGCTCCGGCGGCCGGTACTCCACTCGGCACCGACCCGCGCAAGGACCCGATCTACTTCGTCCTCACCGCCCGCTTCAACGACGGCGACAGCTCCAACAACCGCGGCGGCAGCCAGCATGTGAAGTCGGGCAACGCGGCCAACAACGACCCCATGTTCCGCGGCGACTTCAAGGGCCTGGTCCAGAAGCTCGACTACATCAAGGCCCTCGGCTTCTCCGCCGTGTGGATCACCCCGGTCGTCCTCAACCGCTCCGATTACGACTACCACGGCTATCACGGCTACGACTTCTACAAGGTCGACCCCCGCCTGGAGTCCGCCGGCGCCTCCTACCAGGACCTGATCAACGCGGCCCACGCCAAGGGCATGAAGATCTACCAGGACGTCGTCTACAACCACTCCTCCCGCTGGGGAGCCAAGGGGCTGTACACGCCGACCGTGTACGGCGTCCGGGACACCGAGTGGAGCTGGTACTACGACGAGAAGAACGACGGCTTCGAGTACGACGGCCTGACCGTCGAGACCAAGAGCGGCAAGTCCTACTACAACGGCGACCTGTGGTCGACGGCCGAACCCTCCGGCAACACCTGCCTCAACTGGGGCAAGCCGACCGGCGGCAAGAGCGCCGAGGGCTACACCCTGTACAACTGCCAGTGGCCGAGCCCCACTTCCGGCATGTTCCCCACTGCGCTCTACCACCAGTGCTGGATCGGCAACTGGGAGGGCGAGGACTCCCGTTCGTGCTGGCTGCACGAGGACCTCGCCGACTTCAACACCGAGAACGCGACCGTCCAGAACTACCTGATCGGCGCCTACGACAAGTACATCGACATGGGCGTCGACGGCTTCCGGGTCGACACGGCCGTACACATCCCGCGCACCACCTGGAACCGCCGCTTCCTGCCCGCCATCCAGGAGCGCGTCACCCAGAAGTTCGGCGCCGAGGCCGCCCAGAACTTCTTCGTCTTCGGCGAGGTCGCCGCCTTCGTCAACGACAAGTGGAACCGCGGCTCGGTCAACCACTCCGCGCAGTTCTACACCTGGAAGGAGCGCAAGGAGTACGACGCCGACGACGCCAAGGCGGCGCTGGAGATGTACGACTACGAGCAGCAGCTGGGCACGGGCAACCAGCCCACCTCCACCAACGCCTTCCTCCAGGGCAACAGCTACCACACCCCGGACCACTCGAAGTTCTCCGGCATGAACGTCATCGACATGCGGATGCACATGAACTTCGGTGACGCGCACAACGCGTTCTCCAACGGCAAGGACTCGGACGACAGTTACAACGACGCCACCTTCAACGTCGTCTACGTCGACAGCCACGACTACGGCCCGAACAAGTCGAGCGAGCGCTACACCGGCGGCACGGACGCGTGGGCGGAGAACATGTCCCTGATGTGGACCTTCCGCGGCATCCCCACGCTCTACTACGGCTCCGAGATCGAGTTCCAGGCCGGCAAGAAGATCGACTGCGGGCCCAGTTGCCCCCTCGCGACCACCGGGCGCGCGTACTACGGCGACCACCTCGCCGGTGAGGTGACGGCGGCCGACTTCTCCAGGGTGGCGTCCGCGAGCGGCGCCGTCGCCACCACCCTGGACAAGCCGCTGGTCAAGCATGTGCAGCGGCTGAACCAGATCCGCCGGGCGATCCCGGCCCTGCAGATGGGCCAGTACTCCACCGAGGGCATCTCCGGCGGCATGGCCTTCAAGCGCCGCTACACCAGCGGCTCGACGGACAGCTTCGCGCTGGTCGCGGTCACCGACGGGGCCACCTTCACCGGTGTCCCGGACGGCCGCTACGTGGACGCCGTCACCGGCGACGTCCGCCAGGTCACCGGCGGCACCCTCACCGTCGCCGCCCCCGGCAAGGGCAACCTGCGGGTGTACGTACTCAACGGCTCCGGCCGGATCGGCACCGCGGGCCCCTATCTGAAGTAG
- a CDS encoding NAD(P)/FAD-dependent oxidoreductase gives MKHRIVVLGAGYAGSHVAGNLARRLSPADTEITVINAESDFVERLRLHQLAAGRKIEAQKLTDVFAGTGIRLRVARVTALDPERQVVAVADADGGGELGYDTLVYALGSRVADQGVPGVAEHAFNVAGRPSALRLRSHLDSLEGADKGGEGGTVLVVGDGLTGIETATEIAESRPGLSVTLVAGGELGARLSPGARAHLRQAFDRLGITVLEHTTVEAVEATRVLCTDGTALASDATVWTAGFAVSSLAATSGLEVTENGRIAVDRTMRSVSHPSVYAAGDCAYALDDNGRPLPMSCASAGYTGAQAIAAIMGDLTGRKVPHTKLEYVANHISLGRRDGILQMVDDEWRAKPKYTGGRKAARIKAAILWMSLWATSHPTFGLPKRRRRLAASPATSSRNAGRVAA, from the coding sequence ATGAAGCACCGCATCGTCGTCCTCGGCGCCGGCTACGCCGGGTCCCACGTGGCCGGGAACCTGGCCCGCCGCCTCTCCCCCGCGGACACCGAGATCACCGTGATCAACGCCGAGTCGGACTTCGTCGAGCGGCTGCGGCTGCACCAGTTGGCGGCCGGCCGGAAGATCGAGGCGCAGAAGCTCACGGACGTCTTCGCGGGCACCGGGATACGGCTGCGCGTGGCCCGGGTCACCGCCCTCGACCCCGAACGCCAGGTCGTCGCCGTGGCCGACGCGGACGGCGGCGGCGAACTCGGCTACGACACGCTGGTCTACGCACTCGGCAGCCGGGTCGCCGACCAGGGCGTCCCCGGGGTGGCCGAGCACGCCTTCAATGTCGCCGGACGCCCGTCAGCATTGCGTCTGCGAAGTCATCTGGACAGCCTCGAAGGCGCCGACAAGGGAGGCGAGGGCGGCACCGTGCTGGTCGTCGGCGACGGCCTCACCGGCATCGAGACCGCCACCGAGATCGCCGAGTCCCGGCCCGGTCTGTCGGTGACACTGGTCGCCGGCGGCGAGTTGGGGGCCCGCCTCTCCCCCGGAGCCCGCGCCCACCTGCGCCAGGCCTTCGACCGACTGGGCATCACCGTCCTGGAACACACGACCGTCGAAGCCGTCGAAGCGACGCGGGTGTTGTGCACCGACGGCACCGCCCTCGCGTCCGACGCCACCGTATGGACGGCCGGGTTCGCCGTCAGCTCCCTCGCCGCCACGAGCGGTCTTGAGGTCACCGAGAACGGTCGCATCGCCGTCGACCGCACCATGCGGTCGGTCTCGCACCCGAGCGTCTACGCCGCCGGTGACTGCGCCTACGCCCTCGACGACAACGGGCGCCCGCTGCCGATGTCCTGCGCTTCGGCCGGCTACACCGGGGCGCAGGCCATAGCCGCCATCATGGGAGACCTGACCGGCCGCAAGGTCCCGCACACCAAGCTGGAGTACGTGGCCAACCACATCAGCCTCGGGCGGCGGGACGGGATCCTGCAGATGGTCGATGACGAATGGCGGGCGAAGCCCAAGTACACGGGTGGCCGGAAGGCCGCGCGGATCAAGGCGGCCATCCTCTGGATGTCGCTGTGGGCCACCTCGCATCCGACGTTCGGGCTGCCCAAGCGCAGGCGCCGGCTGGCCGCCTCGCCCGCGACGTCCTCCAGGAACGCGGGGCGCGTTGCCGCTTAA